Proteins encoded in a region of the Raphanus sativus cultivar WK10039 chromosome 8, ASM80110v3, whole genome shotgun sequence genome:
- the LOC130498850 gene encoding uncharacterized protein LOC130498850: MTHHIRRACGITDGKDGPTILYEDNAACIAQLKDGYIKGDKTKHVLPKFFFTHDLQKEGKVKVLQVRSSENSADLFTKALPTCTLRKLMQQIGMQSLRNLQ, encoded by the coding sequence atgacacatcATATTCGGAGAGCATGTGGGATCACAGATGGTAAAGATGGGCCGACCATTCTTTatgaagacaatgcggcctgcatagctcagctcaaggatggatacatcaagggtgacaagactaagcacgttctccccaagttcttcttcacccatgaTCTACAGAAGGAAGGAAaggtcaaggtactccaagtcagatcaagcgagaactcagccgaccttttcactaaggcattaccaacatgcacgctcaggaagcttatgcagcagattggtatgcaATCACTGAGAAaccttcagtga
- the LOC108819178 gene encoding bZIP transcription factor 68: MVSSEMEKTGQENEPKTPPPPVTSQEPSSSSAVSAGMSTTPDWSGFQAYSPMPPHGYVASSPQPHPYMWGVQHMMPPYGTPPHPYVAMYPPGGMYGHPSLPPGSYPYSPYAMPSPNGMVEASGNTEGDGKQAEVKEKLPIKRSKGSLGSLNMIIGKNNEAVKNSGASANGACSKSAESASDGSSEGSDANSQNDSGSRNNGKDASDSAHGPPPRNGSNQPVNQIVPIMPTGVTGPPTNLNIGMEYWSGHGNVSTTVPGVVVDGSQSQTWIQDERELKRQKRKQSNRESARRSRLRKQAECDELAQRADVLNGENASLRAEINKLKSQYEELLAENSSLKNRFTAVPSQEGVNLDKNEQEPEAGTRQDAAETTYGSYNNSA, encoded by the exons ATGGTTAGCAGCGAGATGGAAAAAACGGGTCAAGAGAACGAACCTAagactcctcctcctcctgttACTTCACAG gaaccttcttcttcttctgctgtgAGTGCTGGAATGTCTACTACTCCTGATTGGTCTGGTTTCCAg GCTTATTCTCCTATGCCGCCTCATGGTTATGTGGCCTCAAGTCCTCAACCTCACCCTTATATGTGGGGCGTTCAG CATATGATGCCTCCTTATGGAACACCGCCTCATCCATATGTGGCGATGTATCCTCCAGGTGGGATGTACGGCCACCCTTCATTACCTCCG GGATCTTATCCGTATAGTCCTTATGCAATGCCTTCTCCTAATGGAATGGTTGAAGCTTCT GGAAATACAGAGGGTGATGGTAAACAAGCTGAGGTGAAGGAGAAGTTGCCAATCAAAAGATCAAAAGGAAGCTTGGGAAGTTTGAATATGATTATAGGAAAGAACAATGAGGCTGTAAAAAACTCAGGAGCATCAGCTAATGGAGCTTGTTCTAAAAG TGCTGAGAGCGCTTCTGATGGTTCAAGTGAAGGAAGTGATGCAAATTCACAAAAC GACTCTGGGTCTAGAAACAACGGGAAGGATG CTTCAGATTCTGCTCATGGACCACCACCGCGTAATGGAAGTAATCAGCCGGTGAACCAGATCGTTCCCATCATGCCTACAGGTGTTACAGGCCCACCAACAAATCTAAACATAGGAATGGAGTATTGGAGCGGTCATGGGAATGTTTCTACAACAGTTCCTGGAGTTGTAGTAGATGGCTCCCAATCACAAACATGGATACAG GATGAGAGAGAGCTGAAGCGACAGAAACGGAAGCAGTCCAATAGGGAGTCTGCTCGTAGATCCAGGCTGCGTAAACAG GCGGAATGTGATGAGTTGGCACAACGAGCAGATGTGTTGAATGGAGAAAACGCAAGCCTTAGAGCAGAAATTAACAAGCTTAAAAGCCAATACGAAGAGCTTCTTGCTGAAAATAGCTCTCTCAAG AATCGATTTACGGCAGTCCCATCACAGGAAGGAGTGAACTTGGACAAGAACGAGCAAGAACCAGAGGCAGGTACACGTCAAGATGCTGCGGAGACCACTTATGGTTCCTACAACAACTCAGCATAA